From a region of the Actinopolymorpha singaporensis genome:
- a CDS encoding winged helix DNA-binding domain-containing protein, which produces MTNQLPTRLTWQQVCARRLQVHALARPAKDARPSEIVAATAGTHAQVMSAAELGIALRIEGATRVDVRHALWNEHSLIKTFGPRGTVHLLPAAELAVWTGALSAVALGPSPLPDSVRMSPDQTEAVLDAIGTALLGTELTVDELTEAVADLAGPWAADPVMPAFQTYWPRWRQVQHLAGHRGSLCFGPNRGRNVTYTNPRRWLPSFRPAAAEEALPRLLRSYLRAYGPSTPQRFAHWLNAPVSWAHSVFESATGQLCQVDVEGSPAWLPAGESDVPDEMPSGVRLLPYFDGYAYRVGNQPPEHLCPGRAADRILGGNFQVLLVDGVVGGLWHQRRSGRRIAVTVEPLVDLTPAQRGELDLQVCRVGEVLQGNATLTIGRVTVGSHG; this is translated from the coding sequence ATGACCAACCAGCTCCCCACGCGGCTGACGTGGCAGCAGGTGTGCGCCCGGCGCCTGCAGGTGCACGCCCTGGCCCGCCCGGCCAAGGATGCCCGTCCGTCCGAGATCGTCGCGGCGACTGCCGGCACCCATGCGCAGGTGATGTCGGCCGCCGAACTCGGGATCGCGCTCCGGATCGAGGGCGCCACCCGCGTCGACGTCCGGCACGCGTTGTGGAACGAGCACAGCCTGATCAAGACGTTCGGGCCACGCGGCACCGTTCACCTCCTGCCCGCGGCCGAGCTCGCCGTCTGGACCGGCGCGCTGTCCGCCGTCGCGCTCGGCCCGAGCCCACTTCCGGACTCGGTGCGGATGAGCCCGGACCAGACCGAGGCCGTGCTCGACGCGATCGGCACCGCGTTGCTGGGTACCGAGCTCACCGTGGACGAACTCACCGAAGCCGTCGCGGACCTCGCCGGGCCGTGGGCCGCGGATCCGGTGATGCCGGCGTTCCAGACGTACTGGCCACGGTGGCGGCAGGTCCAGCACCTCGCGGGGCATCGAGGGTCGCTGTGCTTCGGACCGAACCGCGGCCGCAACGTGACCTACACCAACCCGCGTCGCTGGCTTCCGTCGTTCCGGCCGGCCGCGGCCGAGGAGGCGTTGCCCCGGCTCCTGCGCAGCTACCTGCGTGCGTACGGCCCGTCGACTCCCCAGCGGTTCGCGCACTGGCTGAACGCGCCGGTGTCGTGGGCACACTCGGTGTTCGAATCCGCGACCGGGCAGCTGTGCCAGGTCGACGTCGAGGGGAGCCCTGCCTGGTTGCCGGCCGGCGAGTCGGACGTGCCGGACGAGATGCCGAGCGGGGTACGCCTGCTGCCGTACTTCGACGGATACGCCTACCGGGTGGGGAACCAGCCGCCCGAGCACCTATGTCCGGGACGCGCTGCCGACCGGATCCTCGGCGGAAACTTCCAGGTGCTCCTGGTCGACGGGGTGGTCGGCGGACTGTGGCACCAGCGCCGAAGCGGCCGGCGGATCGCGGTCACCGTCGAGCCGCTGGTGGACCTGACCCCTGCCCAGCGCGGGGAGCTCGACTTGCAGGTGTGCCGGGTGGGTGAGGTGTTGCAGGGCAACGCGACGTTGACGATCGGCCGGGTGACCGTCGGCAGCCACGGCTGA
- a CDS encoding DUF4037 domain-containing protein, with protein sequence MTGFASGRELSARFYHEAVRPVLDATSPGLPHSAALLGRGSEVLGFDDEMSADHDWDARVLVFLCEKDQARHGDALDDALRARLPARFADHPTKYEIHTLRGYFLTHLGFDLDDELDAHDWLTFPEERLRMFTAGAVHHDDVGLQAVRDRFAYYPHDVWLYLLLAGWWRVHPEANLVGRTGYVGDELGSAIIGAQLVHDLMALCFLMERQYAPYSKWFGTAFSKLACGAGLSPVLTRALRAVSWPERQEALAVAYESVAAMHNALGVTEPVSTEVHQLWNRPFEVVWGDFPGALRTRITDPAVDRIARRWPVGRIDQVRDLLPVPRHRQELLRLYEEPDER encoded by the coding sequence ATGACGGGATTCGCTTCCGGCAGGGAGCTCAGCGCGCGGTTCTACCACGAGGCCGTGCGGCCGGTCCTGGACGCGACGTCTCCGGGGTTGCCGCACAGCGCGGCGCTTCTCGGCCGGGGCTCGGAGGTGCTGGGCTTCGACGACGAGATGTCCGCGGACCACGACTGGGATGCGCGCGTGCTGGTCTTCCTCTGTGAGAAGGACCAGGCCCGGCACGGTGATGCTCTCGACGACGCACTGCGGGCGCGGCTGCCCGCCAGGTTCGCGGACCATCCGACCAAATACGAGATCCACACCCTGCGTGGCTATTTCCTCACCCACCTGGGTTTCGACCTCGACGACGAGCTCGATGCGCACGACTGGCTCACCTTTCCCGAGGAACGACTCCGGATGTTCACCGCCGGCGCCGTCCACCACGACGACGTCGGGCTGCAGGCTGTCCGTGACCGGTTCGCCTACTACCCGCACGACGTCTGGCTCTACCTCCTGCTGGCGGGTTGGTGGCGGGTCCATCCCGAGGCCAACCTGGTCGGTCGAACCGGCTACGTGGGTGACGAACTCGGGTCGGCGATCATCGGTGCTCAGCTGGTGCACGACCTGATGGCGTTGTGTTTTCTGATGGAACGCCAGTACGCGCCGTACTCCAAGTGGTTCGGCACCGCCTTCTCCAAGCTCGCCTGCGGCGCCGGGCTGTCGCCCGTACTCACGCGGGCTCTTCGGGCGGTCAGCTGGCCCGAACGCCAGGAGGCGTTGGCAGTGGCCTACGAATCGGTCGCGGCCATGCACAACGCGCTGGGTGTCACCGAGCCCGTCTCCACCGAGGTGCACCAGCTGTGGAACCGCCCGTTCGAGGTCGTCTGGGGAGACTTCCCCGGCGCGCTTCGGACGCGGATCACGGACCCGGCGGTGGACCGCATCGCACGCCGCTGGCCGGTCGGACGGATCGACCAGGTACGAGACCTGTTGCCGGTGCCGCGCCACCGGCAGGAGTTGCTGCGCCTGTACGAGGAGCCTGACGAGAGGTAG
- a CDS encoding DMT family transporter encodes MSPSPPRTPNPGVSRTAPTDDTHDRRLLSGVVGQAGAVAVAVTGGAASAAQALVNGRLATGLGTPVTAALVSNGLATVLLLVIAFASPAVRTSLRRVARERLPWWAYLGGVLGAASVAGTALAAPILGVALFTVVSVCGTGVGGLAADRVGLGSSGRLPVSTGRVAGAALAVVAMAVAQIGHSAAHVALAVIVFVLVLGMGRSVQAALNARLATVARNVGAASLVNATVGTTALGLAAGVLATVGALPFAGWPATWWAYLGGVLALVVTGANMIAARSIGVLRTVLAALSGQLVCGIALDALVPSEPMPTGWLLLGSALMVLAVTVSGVTAARDKQTSVGP; translated from the coding sequence GTGAGCCCCTCGCCACCGCGGACACCGAACCCTGGCGTCTCCCGCACGGCGCCGACCGACGACACGCACGACCGGCGGTTGCTGTCGGGCGTCGTCGGACAAGCGGGTGCGGTGGCCGTCGCCGTCACCGGTGGCGCCGCCTCGGCCGCGCAGGCACTGGTGAACGGCCGCCTGGCCACCGGCCTCGGCACGCCGGTGACCGCGGCGCTGGTCAGCAACGGACTCGCCACCGTGCTCCTGCTCGTGATCGCCTTCGCCTCACCGGCCGTGCGAACCTCGTTGCGGCGCGTCGCTCGCGAACGGTTGCCGTGGTGGGCCTACCTGGGCGGCGTCCTGGGAGCGGCTTCGGTCGCCGGTACTGCCCTGGCCGCGCCGATCCTCGGAGTTGCGTTGTTCACCGTCGTCTCGGTCTGCGGCACCGGAGTGGGCGGCCTCGCCGCCGACCGGGTCGGTCTCGGCTCCTCCGGTCGACTCCCGGTGAGTACGGGAAGGGTGGCCGGGGCGGCGCTGGCCGTCGTCGCGATGGCCGTCGCTCAGATCGGTCATTCGGCAGCCCACGTGGCGCTCGCGGTGATCGTCTTCGTCCTGGTCCTCGGCATGGGACGGTCGGTCCAGGCCGCACTGAACGCCAGGCTGGCGACGGTTGCCCGCAACGTGGGCGCGGCGTCGCTGGTGAACGCGACGGTGGGCACCACCGCGCTCGGCCTGGCCGCGGGAGTGCTCGCCACTGTGGGTGCCCTGCCGTTCGCCGGCTGGCCGGCAACCTGGTGGGCCTACCTCGGTGGCGTGCTCGCCCTCGTGGTCACCGGCGCGAACATGATCGCGGCCAGGTCGATCGGCGTACTGCGGACGGTGCTGGCGGCCCTGTCCGGCCAGCTGGTGTGCGGAATCGCGCTGGACGCCCTCGTGCCGTCCGAGCCGATGCCCACCGGCTGGCTGTTGCTGGGTTCGGCACTGATGGTGCTGGCAGTCACGGTGTCCGGGGTCACCGCCGCCCGGGACAAGCAGACATCGGTCGGGCCGTAG
- a CDS encoding mandelate racemase/muconate lactonizing enzyme family protein encodes MRVKEVRTAYSVRPHAARPIRDALQTLTGGGSVSVEIESEGGLVGRGSSSFGRIDGAPKALSVFIDEVLAPLVVGQDATRIPAIVESLKMETEYHGTAGFATFGISAVDVALWDLLGKAHGVPTYQLWGAHRDRVPAYAMVGWSNYDLDELRQQCGEAVAQGFRGVKIKVGAGDLDDDVRRIEAVRSQVGPDVALMVDANQVLTLSEALRRGEAFGELGVTWFEEPLPAQDFAGYAELTSRLLIPVAAGENLYGARQFREFFQRRGCDIVQPDLRRAGGPTEIRAVGALASAFGVPYASHGGGPAALSLLLCAPTAVWLETGLRSSPSAFPRLEGGCALAPQGPGFEWE; translated from the coding sequence ATGCGGGTGAAGGAAGTGCGTACGGCCTACTCGGTGCGCCCGCACGCGGCCCGGCCGATCCGCGACGCCCTGCAGACCCTGACCGGCGGCGGTTCGGTGAGCGTGGAGATCGAGTCCGAAGGCGGACTGGTCGGGCGCGGCTCGTCGTCATTCGGGCGGATCGACGGGGCGCCGAAGGCGTTGTCGGTCTTCATCGACGAGGTGCTCGCTCCGCTGGTGGTCGGCCAGGACGCCACCCGGATCCCGGCGATCGTGGAGTCGCTGAAGATGGAGACCGAGTACCACGGCACCGCGGGGTTCGCGACGTTCGGCATCAGCGCGGTCGACGTCGCGTTGTGGGACCTGCTGGGCAAGGCCCACGGCGTGCCGACGTACCAACTCTGGGGCGCCCACCGCGATCGCGTACCCGCGTACGCGATGGTCGGCTGGTCCAACTACGACCTCGACGAACTCCGGCAGCAGTGCGGCGAGGCGGTCGCGCAGGGCTTTCGCGGGGTGAAGATCAAGGTGGGCGCCGGTGACCTGGACGACGACGTACGCCGGATCGAGGCAGTCCGGTCGCAGGTCGGCCCCGACGTCGCGCTCATGGTCGACGCCAACCAGGTCTTGACACTCAGCGAGGCGCTGCGCCGGGGCGAGGCGTTCGGCGAGCTGGGCGTGACGTGGTTCGAGGAACCACTGCCCGCACAGGACTTCGCGGGTTACGCCGAACTCACCAGCCGGCTGCTCATCCCGGTCGCTGCGGGTGAGAATCTCTACGGTGCCCGCCAGTTCCGTGAGTTCTTCCAACGCCGTGGCTGCGACATCGTTCAGCCGGACCTCCGCCGCGCGGGCGGGCCGACCGAGATCCGCGCGGTCGGAGCGCTGGCCTCGGCGTTCGGCGTACCGTACGCCTCTCACGGCGGTGGTCCGGCTGCGCTGAGCCTGCTGCTGTGCGCACCGACCGCGGTCTGGCTGGAGACCGGCCTGCGGTCGTCGCCGTCGGCGTTCCCGCGACTCGAGGGCGGCTGCGCGCTTGCTCCGCAGGGACCCGGTTTCGAGTGGGAGTGA
- a CDS encoding TOBE domain-containing protein: MASFRISEAAELLGVSNDTVRRWVDAGRLAADRDGQGHRVVAGQDLAAFARAQAGDPDADEGTRFSSARNRLRGIVTAVAKDTVMAQVDIQAGPFRVVSLMSREAVDELGLEVGSVAVAVIKSTNVVVERADRS, encoded by the coding sequence GTGGCATCGTTTCGAATCAGTGAGGCCGCCGAGCTCCTGGGCGTCAGCAACGACACGGTACGTCGTTGGGTGGACGCAGGCCGGCTCGCCGCGGACCGGGACGGGCAGGGACACCGGGTGGTGGCCGGGCAGGACCTGGCCGCGTTCGCCCGTGCGCAGGCAGGCGACCCGGACGCGGACGAGGGCACCAGGTTCTCCTCCGCCCGCAACCGGCTCCGCGGCATCGTCACCGCCGTCGCCAAGGACACCGTGATGGCCCAGGTCGACATCCAGGCCGGGCCGTTCCGGGTGGTCTCGTTGATGAGCCGGGAGGCGGTGGACGAACTCGGCCTGGAGGTGGGCTCGGTGGCCGTCGCGGTGATCAAGTCGACGAACGTCGTGGTCGAACGCGCGGACCGGTCATGA
- the modA gene encoding molybdate ABC transporter substrate-binding protein — MSARLRPAVAVLAAATLAGLAGLVGLAGCGGGTNSAGDDSGNPPGRSATSTKSHMPKVSGTITVFAAASLTESFTTLGKEFEAAHPGVTVRLSFGGSSALATQINQGAPADVFASAAPANMQAVTEQGHGAGSPTTFVRNQLVIAVPKGNPKHVRGLDDLTRPGTKVALCAEQVPCGAAARRALTAAHVKLTPVTLEPDVKGALTKVRIREVDAALVYRTDVRSAASDVDGVEFPESAKAVNAYPIVVLKDGRNPNGGRRFVDYVLSGRGRDVLTRAGFRTP, encoded by the coding sequence ATGAGCGCGCGCCTGCGCCCCGCCGTCGCCGTCCTCGCCGCGGCAACGCTGGCCGGGCTGGCCGGGCTGGTCGGCCTGGCCGGCTGCGGGGGCGGTACGAACTCCGCCGGCGACGACTCCGGCAACCCTCCCGGCAGGAGTGCCACCAGCACGAAGTCCCACATGCCGAAGGTCTCCGGGACGATCACGGTGTTCGCCGCCGCCTCCCTGACCGAGTCCTTCACCACGCTGGGCAAGGAGTTCGAGGCCGCCCACCCGGGCGTCACGGTGCGGCTCAGCTTCGGCGGCAGCTCCGCCCTGGCCACCCAGATCAACCAGGGCGCCCCCGCGGACGTGTTCGCCTCGGCCGCCCCGGCCAACATGCAGGCCGTGACCGAGCAGGGTCACGGGGCCGGCAGCCCGACCACCTTCGTCCGCAACCAGCTCGTGATCGCGGTGCCGAAGGGAAACCCGAAACACGTGCGAGGGCTGGACGATCTGACGAGGCCGGGGACGAAGGTCGCGCTGTGCGCGGAGCAGGTGCCCTGCGGCGCGGCAGCACGAAGGGCCCTGACGGCGGCCCACGTGAAGCTCACTCCGGTGACGCTGGAGCCCGATGTCAAGGGCGCCCTGACAAAGGTCAGGATCCGCGAGGTCGACGCGGCACTCGTCTACCGCACGGACGTCCGCTCGGCCGCCTCCGACGTCGACGGGGTGGAGTTTCCCGAGTCGGCCAAGGCGGTCAACGCGTACCCCATCGTCGTTCTGAAGGACGGCCGGAACCCGAACGGTGGCAGGAGATTCGTCGACTACGTGCTGTCCGGTCGTGGACGGGACGTGCTCACCCGCGCGGGGTTCCGGACTCCGTAG